CGACCCCATACGCAACTCATATAAACACAATACACTTTTTACGTAACCACAACTGTGCAAATCAGCATATAACACACGCCCCATCGATGCCGTACTTTGGTGTCAATTGaagtgaaaagtttcaaagtgcGACGGTTCAATACATGGACGCCATCACCCGAAGTCATGGACAGCTTTAACAAGGCTTTAGATACGGCAATGGTCGACTCCGTGTTTGATCCCCTGGATCTGTACGAACCTGTGGAACCAATAGAACCCAACTGGATTTCGAGAGGTTCGGATGCTGCAGCGATCCTGGATGGTGCCCATCGCGACGGTGTGGATTCTGGCGACGGCGGagacgatgatgactgCGCGCCGATTGACTATGAGGATATCCCCATTGATGTTCTGGACTTGCCCGCTGTTAGGTACGCCCCACTCGACGTGATACTGTGCATGCTTCGGCTTCTCCGGCCGGAGACGCAGGTAAACTTTGGTCACAGTGACACGGTAAATGAACGCGTGAACGACGTGCAGAAGTACTGTGCAGACAAAGAGTTGACCGATGAACTTCAAGAGCAGACAGTGCAGTGGTTTAAAACGACTTCGCCGAACCCGCGGTTGAGCACATTTGATCAAATCTTGGCCAAAGTCCCATCTCTTGCACAGACCGCAGAAAAGAATCAGCTGTTAGTGTACTACACGTCTGTGCTACGGCGTTGTTCGCAAGAACCCAACGAGGATGTTCTGAAGGAGGTGTCGCTCCGAATCAGCGAATGCTGTGGGAGAAACGCGTCTCCCTCCATGCATCGTGATTTCAAGTTCCAAAGACTACAAACCACCGTGACCTTGTACGAACCGTCGTTGACCAACGATAACCTTGGATGGAAGACGTGGGGGTCATCACTGATTTTGTCGAGGATATTGATCGATAAATTACCGTTTCCTGAACCACCAAAAGTGGGACACCCACCGTTTAGAGTGTTGGAATTGGGGTCAGGAACTGGGCTCGTCGGGATATCTTGGGCTTGTAAATGGAGGGAACTTTACGGAATCGAAGATTCAAATTTGCAAATATACCTTACAGACCTCCCGGAAATTGTAG
This sequence is a window from Huiozyma naganishii CBS 8797 chromosome 3, complete genome. Protein-coding genes within it:
- the EFM2 gene encoding S-adenosylmethionine-dependent methyltransferase (similar to Saccharomyces cerevisiae YBR271W; ancestral locus Anc_1.325), with protein sequence MVDSVFDPLDLYEPVEPIEPNWISRGSDAAAILDGAHRDGVDSGDGGDDDDCAPIDYEDIPIDVLDLPAVRYAPLDVILCMLRLLRPETQVNFGHSDTVNERVNDVQKYCADKELTDELQEQTVQWFKTTSPNPRLSTFDQILAKVPSLAQTAEKNQLLVYYTSVLRRCSQEPNEDVLKEVSLRISECCGRNASPSMHRDFKFQRLQTTVTLYEPSLTNDNLGWKTWGSSLILSRILIDKLPFPEPPKVGHPPFRVLELGSGTGLVGISWACKWRELYGIEDSNLQIYLTDLPEIVDNLKKNVQLNKLEHAVVADVLDWTNPYNFIERYNGEQSFDLILVADPIYSPEHPRWVANMIKKFLKPIGVCHLEIPIRQKYTRERQLLTDLLAENKLDVVKEQFDEGQDDWGSVRYCYKEIQKST